The proteins below come from a single Salvelinus fontinalis isolate EN_2023a chromosome 1, ASM2944872v1, whole genome shotgun sequence genomic window:
- the LOC129827317 gene encoding inositol polyphosphate multikinase-like, translated as MSTQHQIMDSSLALGRLEINRPMVNLGTCLSGSVKEKNAQGGSQAAHLNGCVPLSHQVAGHKYGVDKVGILQHPDGTVLKQLQPPPRGPREMQFYSKVYAEDCGDPCLLDLQHHLPKYFGTWSSPESPDELYLKLEDVTRRFQKPCIMDVKIGQKSYDPYASQEKRDQQIKKYPLMEEIGFLLLGMRVYKINSDEYHSYDQHYGRGLLKDTIKDGLSKFFSNGRSLRKDAIAASILKVQNILRWFEGQSQLTFYASSLLFVYEGLPPPSFEGHVFRGPPEKTMSPADACCEPNEEVLEYNNNIQVAVPLDYSLSTMYAMYNKKGCTRGHHATGAITTGPNTQEDNSTWKCSGLVSAEQPNGNGIKAQLEEAGVGLGGRGEPHPEQRACQVDVRMIDFAHVFPSESQDQGYIYGLKHLLEVLQQILHQ; from the exons ATGTCAACTCAACATCAGATAATGGACTCATCTTTAGCTTTGGGAAGACTGGAAATCAATAGACCCATGGTGAACCTGGGGACTTGTCTCTCCGGCTCGGTGAAGGAGAAGAACGCTCAGGGAGGATCGCAGGCGGCGCACCTGAACGGATGTGTTCCGCTCTCCCATCAGGTGGCCGGTCATAAGTATGGCGTTGATAAAGTAG GCATATTGCAACATCCCGATGGCACAGTACTCAAACAGCTCCAGCCCCCTCCCAGAGGTCCTAGAGAGATGCAGTTCTACAGCAAG GTCTACGCTGAGGACTGTGGCGACCCGTGTCTGTTGGACCTCCAGCATCACCTCCCTAAATACTTTGGCACCTGGTCCTCGCCTGAATCTCCTGACG agctgTACCTGAAACTGGAGGACGTGACTCGGCGGTTCCAGAAGCCTTGTATTATGGATGTCAAGATCGGCCAGAAAAGCTACGACCCCTACGCCTCCCAAGAGAAGCGGGACCAGCAGATCAAGAAGTACCCTCTCATGGAGGAGATTGGCTTCCTGCTTCTCGGAATGAGG GTGTACAAGATCAACTCTGACGAATATCACTCGTATGATCAACATTACGGGCGAGGCCTTCTCAAGGACACCATCAAAGATG GTTTATCCAAATTCTTCTCTAATGGGAGGAGTCTGAGAAAAGACGCCATCGCTGCCAGTATCCTGAAGGTCCAGAACATCCTGCGATGGTTCGAGGGCCAGAGCCAGTTAACCTTCTACGCCAGCTCTCTGTTGTTTGTATACGAGGGCCTGCCCCCTCCCAGCTTTGAGGGCCATGTCTTCAGGGGCCCCCCAGAGAAGACTATGTCTCCCGCTGATGCCTGCTGCGAGCCCAATGAGGAAGTGTTGGAATACAACAACAACATCCAGGTCGCCGTGCCGCTTGACTACAGCCTGTCCACCATGTACGCCATGTACAACAAGAAGGGCTGCACCCGGGGTCACCATGCCACCGGAGCCATCACGACAGGCCCCAACACCCAGGAGGACAACAGCACGTGGAAGTGCTCAGGTCTGGTGTCAGCAGAACAGCCCAACGGCAACGGTATCAAAGCCCAACTGGAAGAGGCTGGTGTGGGGCTGGGAGGCCGGGGGGAGCCGCATCCAGAGCAGAGGGCCTGCCAAGTGGATGTGAGGATGATTGACTTTGCCCACGTCTTCCCCAGTGAGAGCCAGGATCAAGGCTATATCTACGGCCTGAAACACTTGCTGGAGGTGCTGCAGCAGATCCTCCACCAATAA